DNA sequence from the Alteribacter lacisalsi genome:
GTAAACGGTTGAATTTTTTAAATTATTTAAATATTATGGTCACTACACGTTCTACAAAATCCATATCGTGGGAGAGGAGGAAAGTCAAAACAAAAATGTGAACAAAAAATAGGAGGGTTTTTATTTTGAGGAGAGAAAACCAGAGAAAATTCCGCGTTCAATTTTCGATCGTGATGGCGATGATGCTTGTATTTACGCCTTTTGCCAGTCTTTCGGCGAATGCGCAGGGGGATGCTGAATCGGACACCTTCACGACATTTAAGGATGAGAATCTCCAGACTGCTGAAGAGAAAGTTGATTCGGCAGTAATGGATTTGTTTGAAGAAGAAGAGTACGTGAGTGTACTCATCGAGATGAACGAACAGGTTGATACAAACGCTGTCGTTCAGAATCTTGACCTAAACACAGCCACGAGTGACTACCAGGAAAAACAATCGAAGCGTTATGCCGTTTTTGATGCGCTTCACTCCACCGCAGAAAGAACACAGGCACCACTACTTAACTCCCTTGAACAGGCACAGAATGACGGACTCGTACAGGATTTCGAAAGCTTTTACATTATGAACTACGTGCATGCTGAAGTTTCTCAGGAATACTTAGAAGAGCTAAAGCATCGTCCTGAAGTAGCGAGCATTCGTGAAAATGGATGGATCGAAATTGATCTTCCGGAACAGGAAGACCTGCCGGAAGTACAGAATGATGACAATGTAGAATGGAACATTGATCAAGTTCAGGCTGTTGATGCATGGTCCTTTGGTTTTGAAGGCGCCGGAATCACAGTAGGGGTCATTGATACAGGTGTTCAATGGGATCACGATGCACTCATTGAAAACTTCCGCGGCTACAATCCTGAAGACCCGGATAACCCTGACGCATATGGAAACTGGCTTGACCGGACAGGGAATGCTGAACTTCCTGAAGATATCATTGACCATGGTACTCACGTAACCGGAACAGTTCTTGGTCAGGATGCCGCACAGGAGAATATCATTGGTGTAGCACCTGAAGCACAATGGATTGCCGCACGTGCGTTCACCGCATTTGGCGGATCTGAAGCTGATCTTCTCGCTTCTGGTGAGTACATGCTCGCTCCGGAAGACAACCCGGATCTGGCACCGGATATCGTGCAGAATTCCTGGGGAGGCCAGCCTGGTGTAGATGACTGGTACCAACCGATTGTACAGGCTTGGAGAGATGCAGGACAGCTGCCTGTATTTTCAGCAGGGAACTCAGGCCCTGGTGCGGAAACAGTCACACCTCCTGCCAATTATCCGGAAAGCTACGCAGTAGCTGCGACGGATATTGACAACGAGGTTGCAAGCTTTTCCAGCCGTGGACCTTCCAACATGGATGGGGATGACCAGAAGCCGAACATCTCCGCGCCTGGTGTAAACATTCGTTCTTCCGTACCAGGTAATGGATATGAAGGCGGTTTTAACGGAACATCCATGGCAGCACCGCATATCGCAGGTACAGCAGCAATCCTGCTCTCCATTGATGCGGGACTGAGCCCGGATGATATTGAAGACATTCTTGATGAAACAGCTACACCACTTACAGATGACCAGTACACAGAAGTACCGAACGATGGTTACGGTGTCGGACTTCTGAATGTGTATGATGCAGTAGCGATGGTTTCTGATGGTGTTGGTACAATTGAAGGACACGTTCTTCAGGAAGGTTCTGATGACGAGGCTCCTGAAATTGAGCACAGCCCGATTACAGAAACATATGCAGGACTTGATGTACCTGTAACAGCTCACATTACTGATAATGTTGCAGTGACTGAGGCGATGATTCGTGTAAGTCATGAAGATCATGATTACGACGTTAATATTCCAATGGAACTTGTAGACGGTGACCATACAGATGGGGAATACCGCGGTTATATTCCTTGGAATTTCGTCCAGGAACCAGGATTTGAATATCGTATTATTGCTCACGATTTCGGTAACAACGCATCTTCAACCGATGATTTCTGGGTTGATGTTGAATTCGGTGTTGAGCCGGATGAGTATACAGAAGATTTCGAGAACTATCCGAACGGATGGACACTCGAAGGCGACTGGGAGTGGGGTTCTCCTGAAGCCGGACCTGAACCGGTAATCGGAGAGAATCTTGTCGGAACAAACCTTGAGGGGAACTATTCCGATAATCAGGCATCACTTGCGATGCTTCCGCCACTTGACCTTCGTGATTCAGACGAAGCTTCTGTAAGACTTAACCACTGGTACGATATTGAAGACGGATTCGATCTTGGGGCAGTAGCCGTAAGTAATGACTACGGTGAAAACTGGGATCTTGTAGACATCTTTACAGGCCAGGATCAGGAATGGAGAAATCTATTTGTCGATCTTGACAGCTATGTGGGCAGCGAAGACCCTGTTCTTGTAGCATTTGAGTTTATAACCGATGTGGATACAAACTATCTTGGATGGTACCTTGATAACGTGAACCTTATTGGAGAAGATGACGAAGCGCCAAGCGTACCTGAAAATCTTTCTGCAGAGCAGTCTGCTGTAGGCGTTTCCCTATCGTGGGATGCTTCGCCGGAAGTTGACACTGCAGGTTACAACGTTTACCGTTCCGAATCAGCAGACGGTGAATTCGAACACATTGGCGACACTTCTGCAACAGCATTTAACGATACAGATACAGAAGGCGGAACAGAGTACTTTTACTATGTAACAGCCTTTGATTTCAGCGGAAACGAAAGTGACGGATCCAACGTTGCTTCTGCTGAAGCGCCTCATGTTGTTGTGGCTTACTACAGCGACTTCAACGAAGATGAAGGCGGATTTACCACTGACGGCGAAAACAACAGCTGGGAGTGGGGCGAGCCGACATCCGGACCGGGTGAAGCCTACGTTGGAGACAACCTTTGGGCAACTGGTCTTGGTGGAGACTACAACAACAGTGAAGACAGCTATATTGAAAGTCCGGAGATCGAGCTCGGCGATGAGCTGAATTCAGCAACTCTTCACTTTGCACACTGGAAAGACATTGAAGACGGCTGGGACTACGCTTATCTTCAGGTATCCAATGACGGCGGAGACAGCTGGACTGACTACGCTGAATATACAGGAAACCTTGAAGAATGGCAGGAAGGGGAGTTCGCCCTTGATCAGTACATCGGCGATACTGTCCAGATCCGTTTCGCACTTGACACGGATTCCATCATCACGGATGCCGGCTGGTATATCGATGATGTGATGGTTCTTGCTACAGCGGATGAAGTGGACTACACTCCTGAAACAGCACCAATTGAGCGCACAACTGTCGATACTGACCGTGAGCGTTCAGAAGCAGATGCATTCAGCTTTAATCTTCAAAAGGATCTGAGCGAATACAATGCCGAAAAAGTTTACGCAAATCAGATTGTGGATGAAGAAAGCGGCCTTCCGCTTGACGCAACAGTAACCGCCCTTGAAAGCGGACGTACGGTAAACACGAATCCTATGGACGGTTCCTACACGATGAGCCATCCTCCAACAGATGAAGGTGAAACACTAACCCTTCAGGCTGATGCTTACGGTTTCTATCCTGAAACAGCAGAAGTCTCTGTTGAAGCAGATGAAACAACGTATCAGGATTTCCTTCTTGATCCAATGGCCACTGGCGTAATCGACGGAACAGTTGTTGATGAGCGTACAGGTGAAGCCATTGAAGGTGCGACTGCACGTGTGCTTGAGGACTACAACCTCGACACTGATGTTACAGGCGCTGACGGAGACTTTACAATTGAAGATGTTATCTACGGTGAATACACACTTCGTGTTACTGCAGATGACTACCATCCTGCAGAAGTTCATGTAGAGGTGGAAGGCGATGAAGTTACGCACGTAACTGTTGAAATGAGACCATTTATCGGTTTCGATGATGAAATCGCCTACGATAACGGCGAAGCGGAAAATGCCCTCGTTCTTAACGATGCCGGAAACGGTATGGGTGTACGCTTTACTCCGGAAGGATCCACAGAAGTACGCGGTGCAACCATGTACATCTGGGGTGAGGATTTCCCAGAGCCTGGCGGCGATCATACTCAGGTAGCCGTTTATGAAACCGACAGCAATGGGAACCCGACGGATATGGCAGTCGGACCGATCGACGTTGAAGTTGAGCGCGGCGGCTGGAACTACGTTGACTTTGGTGACGAAAGCTTTGTCACTGAAAACGATTTCCTGATCACGACGATCCAGACGGAAATCGGGGAACTCTCACCGGCTGTCGGTACCGATGAAGAACAGCCGAATGCTGAGCGCTCCTATGTATACCTTGGCGGATCTTTTGACCAGGAATCTGACTTTGGCAACTTCATGATCCGTGCCAACGTTGCGTACTCTCTTGATGCACCTGTCATTGAGACACCTGAAGATGGTACGTTCACATCTGAAGACAGCATCGAAGTAATTGGTCAGGTAGATACTGAAAGTGAAGTAACGATTTACAATAACGAAGACACTGCAGCCGTTGTGGAAACAGATGAAGACGGTAACTTTGCAGCCGATGTGAGTCTTGAAGAAGGCCACAACTCCATCTACGCGGAAGCAACGGTTGAAGACGGAACGTCTGATCCTTCAGAGCCGGTAACGGTCATCAAGGATACTGTCGATCCTGTTATCGATCTTGAAACTCCTTACGATGGCATGGAAACAAGCGATGAAGTGATTACGGTAAGCGGAACAATCACAGACGAAAACTTCTCTCATGCAACCGTGAACGGGGAAGAAGTTGAAGTAAGCGAAGATGGATCGTTCTCAACAAGGGAGATCCTTGAAGAAGGAGAAAACACGATTACTATTGAAGCGACCGACCTTGCTGGTAACACAGCAGTGAAAGAAGTAACTGTCTACGTTGATCTTACAGCACCTTCCATTGAAGATGTGCAGCCTGACAGTGACGTAACTGTTGAGCCTGGAGAGGACGTAACAGTCTCCTTTAACAGTGACACTGAAGGCGGAGAAGCGAGCTTTGTTGTAACTGTACCAAGTGCCGGGGACACGAATAATGACCACCGTGTAACAATGGAGGAAACAGAGCCGGGTCATTACTCAGGTACCTGGACAGCACCGGATGCAAGCTTTGAAGACGGTGTAGTGGAAATTACACTTGAAGACACAGTTGGAAATACGAGCACGGCCTATGCAGAAGGTACTGTAACAGTTGGTGAAGCTGCTGATCCTGTTGTAGACAGACTGTTTGGTGACACTCGTTACGAGACCGCTGTTGAAATCAGTCAGGCCTGGGATGCATCGGATGTGGTTGTTCTGACAAACAACGCAGCTTATGCAGACGCACTTGCTGGTGTACCACTTGCACACCATTATGATGCACCAATGCTTCTTAC
Encoded proteins:
- a CDS encoding cell wall-binding repeat-containing protein, encoding MRRENQRKFRVQFSIVMAMMLVFTPFASLSANAQGDAESDTFTTFKDENLQTAEEKVDSAVMDLFEEEEYVSVLIEMNEQVDTNAVVQNLDLNTATSDYQEKQSKRYAVFDALHSTAERTQAPLLNSLEQAQNDGLVQDFESFYIMNYVHAEVSQEYLEELKHRPEVASIRENGWIEIDLPEQEDLPEVQNDDNVEWNIDQVQAVDAWSFGFEGAGITVGVIDTGVQWDHDALIENFRGYNPEDPDNPDAYGNWLDRTGNAELPEDIIDHGTHVTGTVLGQDAAQENIIGVAPEAQWIAARAFTAFGGSEADLLASGEYMLAPEDNPDLAPDIVQNSWGGQPGVDDWYQPIVQAWRDAGQLPVFSAGNSGPGAETVTPPANYPESYAVAATDIDNEVASFSSRGPSNMDGDDQKPNISAPGVNIRSSVPGNGYEGGFNGTSMAAPHIAGTAAILLSIDAGLSPDDIEDILDETATPLTDDQYTEVPNDGYGVGLLNVYDAVAMVSDGVGTIEGHVLQEGSDDEAPEIEHSPITETYAGLDVPVTAHITDNVAVTEAMIRVSHEDHDYDVNIPMELVDGDHTDGEYRGYIPWNFVQEPGFEYRIIAHDFGNNASSTDDFWVDVEFGVEPDEYTEDFENYPNGWTLEGDWEWGSPEAGPEPVIGENLVGTNLEGNYSDNQASLAMLPPLDLRDSDEASVRLNHWYDIEDGFDLGAVAVSNDYGENWDLVDIFTGQDQEWRNLFVDLDSYVGSEDPVLVAFEFITDVDTNYLGWYLDNVNLIGEDDEAPSVPENLSAEQSAVGVSLSWDASPEVDTAGYNVYRSESADGEFEHIGDTSATAFNDTDTEGGTEYFYYVTAFDFSGNESDGSNVASAEAPHVVVAYYSDFNEDEGGFTTDGENNSWEWGEPTSGPGEAYVGDNLWATGLGGDYNNSEDSYIESPEIELGDELNSATLHFAHWKDIEDGWDYAYLQVSNDGGDSWTDYAEYTGNLEEWQEGEFALDQYIGDTVQIRFALDTDSIITDAGWYIDDVMVLATADEVDYTPETAPIERTTVDTDRERSEADAFSFNLQKDLSEYNAEKVYANQIVDEESGLPLDATVTALESGRTVNTNPMDGSYTMSHPPTDEGETLTLQADAYGFYPETAEVSVEADETTYQDFLLDPMATGVIDGTVVDERTGEAIEGATARVLEDYNLDTDVTGADGDFTIEDVIYGEYTLRVTADDYHPAEVHVEVEGDEVTHVTVEMRPFIGFDDEIAYDNGEAENALVLNDAGNGMGVRFTPEGSTEVRGATMYIWGEDFPEPGGDHTQVAVYETDSNGNPTDMAVGPIDVEVERGGWNYVDFGDESFVTENDFLITTIQTEIGELSPAVGTDEEQPNAERSYVYLGGSFDQESDFGNFMIRANVAYSLDAPVIETPEDGTFTSEDSIEVIGQVDTESEVTIYNNEDTAAVVETDEDGNFAADVSLEEGHNSIYAEATVEDGTSDPSEPVTVIKDTVDPVIDLETPYDGMETSDEVITVSGTITDENFSHATVNGEEVEVSEDGSFSTREILEEGENTITIEATDLAGNTAVKEVTVYVDLTAPSIEDVQPDSDVTVEPGEDVTVSFNSDTEGGEASFVVTVPSAGDTNNDHRVTMEETEPGHYSGTWTAPDASFEDGVVEITLEDTVGNTSTAYAEGTVTVGEAADPVVDRLFGDTRYETAVEISQAWDASDVVVLTNNAAYADALAGVPLAHHYDAPMLLTNGSALTDVTADELDRLDADRVIVLGGANVIEDSVVADLESHGLHVDRIAGDNRYDTSYEIASYLNTQFDVDSAVVANGQDFPDALSVASYAAQHGMPVLLTGSDSLSAPAAQALTSLDVEDALVVGGYTVIDEDVQNQVEALGVNSQRLGGENRFETNIAVTEHFAPETDHMYVATGLNFADALTGAALAAQNDSGILLTGSSVHAPVADYISGSDLNHLTIFGGPSAVSSEIESDLYQLLQ